One Spiribacter halobius DNA segment encodes these proteins:
- the metH gene encoding methionine synthase has product MTERIDRFRAALAERILVLDCGMGTMIQNQELEEADFRGERFADHPKDLQGNNDLLVLTRPEVIRQIHRENLAAGADVVETNTFSATTIAQADYGLEACAREINVAAAQLAREACDEFEAEDPSRPRLVAGAIGPTNRTASISPDVNDPGKRNVTFDELVTAYREAAEGLVEGGADLLLIETIFDTLNAKAAIYALERLFEDRGQRWPVMISGTITDNSGRTLSGQTTEAFWNSVRHARPFTVGLNCALGADLMRPFVKEISRVADTFVTVYPNAGLPNEFGEYDHSPEFMAKIVREFAESGFVNIVGGCCGTTPEHVAALREAVAGLPPREIPEPEPALRLSGLEPCNVGADALFLNIGERTNVTGSARFKRLIKEGDYDTALEVAKEQVEGGAQVIDVNMDEGMLDAEEAMVTFLNLVASEPDIARVPVMVDSSKWPAMEAGLKCLQGKSVVNSISLKEGEAAFLEQARDLRRHGAAVVVMAFDEQGQADTYERRIEICERAYRLLVDKAGYPAEDIIFDPNIFPVATGIPEHDRYAVDFIAATRWIKENLPQAKVSGGLSNLSFSFRGNNAVREAMHSVFLYHAIKAGLDMAIVNAGQLEVYDDIDPELREHVEDVILARREDATERLLDLAERYKGQGGRKKEEDLAWREQPVAKRLEHALVKGITDYVEEDVEEARQQFDRPIEVIEGPLMDGMNVVGDLFGEGKMFLPQVVKSARVMKKAVAYLLPYIEEEKAARGGGDDEPAGRILLATVKGDVHDIGKNIVGVVLQCNNFQVTDLGVMVPAEQILDTAEEKGVDIIGLSGLITPSLDEMVNVAKEMQRRGMKTPLLIGGATTSRVHTAVKIAPQYEGDCMYVKDASRAVGVASNLVSETRYEDFAAGIREEYERVRRQHAGRQKRQKWISIDAARENRTPIDWSGYEPVRPREPGVHLIEPELEELVPYLDWTPFFHAWELAGSYPKILDDEVVGEEARKLLADAEAMLARLVEEKWLTARGVYGLFPANAVGDDTELYADEDRDRPLLTLHHLRQQNEKPAGRPNQSLADFVAPKDTGLEDWMGAFAVTTGIGIDEHVAHFEADNDDYNSIMVKALADRLAEAFAEMLHQRVRREYWGYQPDEDLSNADLIAERYTGIRPAPGYPACPDHTEKDLLWELLDVDERIGLRLTESRAMFPTAAVSGWYFGHPESRYFGIGRIYQDQVEDYARRKGMKRREVERWLAPNLGYEPED; this is encoded by the coding sequence ATGACCGAGCGCATCGACCGTTTCCGGGCCGCCCTCGCCGAGCGAATTCTGGTGCTCGACTGCGGCATGGGAACGATGATCCAGAACCAGGAGCTGGAGGAGGCGGACTTCCGGGGCGAGCGCTTTGCGGACCATCCGAAGGATCTGCAGGGCAACAACGATCTGCTCGTGCTCACGCGCCCCGAGGTGATCCGCCAGATCCATCGCGAAAACCTCGCGGCGGGCGCCGACGTGGTGGAAACCAACACCTTCAGCGCCACCACCATCGCCCAGGCGGACTACGGCCTCGAGGCCTGCGCCCGGGAGATCAACGTCGCCGCCGCGCAGCTCGCGCGGGAGGCCTGCGACGAGTTCGAGGCGGAAGACCCATCGCGGCCGCGGCTCGTGGCCGGCGCCATCGGCCCCACCAACCGCACGGCCTCCATCTCCCCGGACGTCAACGACCCGGGCAAGCGCAACGTCACCTTCGACGAGCTGGTCACCGCCTATCGCGAAGCGGCGGAGGGCCTGGTGGAGGGCGGTGCCGATCTGCTGCTGATCGAGACCATCTTCGACACGCTCAACGCCAAGGCCGCCATCTACGCCCTGGAGCGGCTGTTCGAGGACCGCGGCCAGCGCTGGCCGGTGATGATCTCCGGCACCATCACCGACAACTCCGGGCGCACCCTCTCGGGGCAGACAACCGAGGCCTTCTGGAACTCGGTGCGCCATGCGCGGCCATTCACGGTGGGGCTCAACTGCGCCCTCGGCGCCGACCTCATGCGGCCCTTCGTCAAGGAGATCAGCCGGGTCGCGGACACCTTCGTCACCGTCTACCCCAACGCCGGCCTGCCCAACGAGTTCGGCGAGTACGACCACTCGCCGGAGTTCATGGCGAAGATCGTGCGCGAGTTCGCCGAAAGCGGGTTCGTCAACATCGTCGGCGGCTGCTGCGGCACCACGCCGGAGCACGTTGCGGCCCTGCGCGAGGCCGTCGCCGGGCTGCCGCCGCGGGAGATCCCCGAACCCGAGCCGGCACTGCGTCTCTCCGGGCTGGAGCCCTGCAACGTCGGCGCCGACGCGCTGTTCCTCAACATCGGCGAGCGCACCAACGTCACCGGCTCGGCGCGCTTCAAGCGCCTGATCAAGGAGGGCGACTACGACACCGCCCTGGAGGTGGCCAAGGAGCAGGTGGAGGGCGGCGCCCAGGTCATCGACGTCAACATGGACGAGGGCATGCTTGACGCCGAGGAGGCCATGGTGACCTTTCTCAACCTGGTCGCCTCCGAGCCGGACATCGCCCGCGTGCCGGTGATGGTGGACTCATCCAAGTGGCCGGCCATGGAGGCAGGGCTGAAGTGCCTGCAGGGCAAGTCGGTGGTGAACTCCATCTCGCTCAAGGAGGGCGAGGCGGCATTTCTCGAGCAGGCCCGGGACCTGCGGCGCCACGGCGCCGCGGTGGTGGTCATGGCCTTCGACGAGCAGGGCCAGGCGGACACCTACGAGCGGCGCATCGAGATCTGCGAGCGCGCCTACCGGCTGCTGGTGGACAAGGCCGGCTACCCGGCCGAGGACATCATCTTCGACCCCAACATCTTCCCGGTGGCCACCGGCATCCCGGAGCACGACCGCTATGCGGTGGACTTCATCGCCGCCACCCGCTGGATCAAGGAGAACCTGCCCCAGGCCAAGGTCAGCGGCGGGCTGTCCAACCTCTCTTTCTCCTTCCGCGGCAACAACGCCGTGCGCGAGGCCATGCACTCGGTGTTCCTCTACCACGCCATCAAGGCGGGGCTGGACATGGCCATCGTCAACGCCGGCCAGCTCGAGGTCTACGACGACATCGACCCGGAGCTGCGCGAGCACGTGGAGGACGTCATCCTCGCCCGCCGCGAGGACGCCACCGAGCGCCTGCTGGACCTCGCCGAGCGCTACAAGGGCCAGGGCGGCCGGAAGAAGGAGGAGGACCTCGCCTGGCGCGAGCAGCCGGTGGCGAAGCGCCTGGAACACGCGCTGGTGAAAGGCATCACCGACTACGTCGAGGAGGACGTCGAGGAGGCGCGGCAGCAGTTCGACCGCCCCATCGAGGTGATCGAGGGGCCGCTCATGGACGGCATGAACGTCGTCGGCGACCTCTTCGGCGAGGGCAAGATGTTCCTGCCCCAGGTGGTGAAATCCGCCCGGGTGATGAAGAAGGCCGTGGCCTACCTGCTGCCCTACATCGAGGAGGAGAAGGCGGCCCGCGGTGGCGGGGACGACGAGCCGGCCGGGCGCATCCTGCTCGCCACGGTGAAGGGCGACGTCCACGACATCGGCAAGAACATCGTCGGCGTCGTCCTCCAGTGCAACAACTTCCAGGTCACCGACCTCGGCGTCATGGTGCCCGCCGAGCAGATCCTGGACACCGCCGAGGAGAAGGGCGTCGACATCATCGGCCTCTCCGGGCTCATCACCCCCTCGCTGGACGAGATGGTGAACGTCGCCAAGGAGATGCAGCGCCGGGGGATGAAGACTCCGCTGCTCATCGGCGGCGCCACCACCTCCCGCGTGCACACCGCGGTCAAGATCGCCCCCCAGTACGAAGGCGACTGCATGTACGTCAAGGACGCCTCCCGCGCCGTGGGGGTGGCTTCCAACCTGGTGAGCGAGACCCGCTACGAGGACTTCGCTGCCGGCATCCGCGAGGAGTACGAGCGCGTCCGCCGCCAGCACGCCGGGCGCCAGAAGCGGCAGAAGTGGATCAGCATCGACGCCGCCCGCGAGAACCGCACCCCCATCGACTGGTCAGGCTACGAGCCGGTGCGCCCACGGGAGCCGGGCGTCCACCTGATCGAGCCGGAGCTCGAGGAGCTGGTGCCCTATCTCGACTGGACGCCGTTCTTCCATGCCTGGGAGCTCGCCGGCTCCTACCCGAAAATCCTCGACGACGAGGTCGTCGGCGAGGAGGCGCGCAAGCTGCTGGCCGATGCCGAGGCCATGCTCGCCCGGCTGGTGGAGGAGAAGTGGCTCACCGCCCGGGGCGTCTACGGCCTGTTCCCGGCGAATGCCGTGGGCGACGATACCGAGCTCTATGCCGACGAGGACCGCGACCGGCCGCTGCTGACCCTGCACCACCTGCGCCAGCAGAACGAGAAGCCGGCCGGGCGACCCAACCAGTCCCTCGCCGACTTCGTCGCGCCGAAGGACACCGGCCTGGAGGACTGGATGGGTGCGTTCGCGGTGACCACCGGCATCGGCATCGACGAGCACGTCGCCCACTTCGAGGCGGACAACGACGACTACAACAGCATCATGGTCAAGGCCCTGGCCGACCGCCTCGCCGAGGCCTTCGCCGAGATGCTGCATCAGCGCGTGCGCCGGGAATACTGGGGCTATCAGCCGGACGAGGACCTCAGCAACGCGGACCTCATCGCCGAGCGTTACACCGGCATCCGCCCGGCCCCCGGCTACCCGGCCTGCCCCGACCACACCGAGAAGGACCTCCTCTGGGAGCTGCTGGACGTGGACGAGCGTATCGGCCTGCGACTCACCGAGAGCCGCGCCATGTTCCCCACCGCCGCCGTCTCCGGCTGGTACTTCGGCCACCCGGAAAGCCGCTACTTCGGCATCGGTCGGATCTACCAGGATCAGGTCGAGGACTATGCCAGGCGCAAGGGCATGAAGCGCCGCGAGGTGGAACGCTGGCTCGCCCCCAACCTCGGCTACGAGCCGGAGGATTGA
- a CDS encoding anti-sigma factor family protein, which translates to MTGIDDEMLSAYLDGELDAGTRERVEAALADDAGLRRRLEQLRRNDDLLCAAFDEVENTPVPERLQAAARPPAAVIPLWRRVQAPALAAAAALVLGLALGRLLAPSAPEASPLAAGPVPVDSALAAALAATPSGEVARAGTLEIAPLVTFRTDDGRLCREYQAREAGEAVTVAVACSESGQWRNIALAGGAAGTSYRQASAGDGLRALIGAGDARTLNAAEEQAALDNLGHGGHD; encoded by the coding sequence ATGACGGGGATCGATGACGAAATGCTGAGCGCCTATCTGGACGGCGAGCTGGACGCCGGCACGCGTGAACGCGTGGAGGCGGCACTGGCGGACGATGCCGGCCTGCGCCGGCGCCTCGAACAGCTGCGCCGCAACGACGATCTGCTATGCGCGGCCTTCGACGAGGTGGAGAACACCCCGGTACCGGAGCGGCTGCAGGCCGCAGCCAGGCCACCCGCGGCGGTGATCCCGCTATGGCGCCGTGTCCAGGCACCCGCGCTCGCCGCCGCCGCGGCGCTGGTGCTCGGGCTCGCCCTCGGACGCCTGCTCGCCCCGTCTGCCCCCGAGGCGTCGCCCCTCGCCGCGGGGCCGGTCCCCGTCGACAGCGCCCTGGCGGCTGCGCTCGCGGCCACGCCGAGCGGGGAGGTCGCTCGGGCGGGCACGCTGGAGATTGCGCCGCTGGTCACCTTCCGCACGGATGACGGCCGACTTTGCCGGGAATACCAGGCCCGGGAGGCCGGCGAGGCGGTGACCGTGGCCGTAGCCTGCAGTGAGTCCGGGCAGTGGCGGAACATCGCCCTGGCCGGCGGTGCGGCCGGCACGAGCTATCGCCAGGCCAGCGCCGGCGACGGGCTGCGCGCGCTGATCGGCGCCGGCGACGCACGGACCCTGAACGCCGCCGAGGAGCAGGCGGCACTCGACAACCTGGGCCACGGCGGGCACGACTGA
- a CDS encoding transglycosylase SLT domain-containing protein, which produces MRTVATTLASVLLAMAGMAAAASPAEQYRAGVRALEAGDTAAVDAARKALAGEPIRAYLDYAVLRAELEEASPARVNAFLDRHADLAVTQRLRVAWLRELARREDWAALRSRYAGERDVHVRCALVEAHRQADDHDSAARVALALWHVGYRQPGACNDAFDYLHDRGELTAERLRARMLLALEAGNPGLARAYRDRLPTEQQRWLDHWLTVWSQPAKARGLEPKALGPAAERSRVLVAALERLARSDPEAARDLLPVAERHGLKPRARGRIERTAALWAAYRDHPDGLTWLRALSDADSDEVARAWRVRAALRAGHWPAVRSAIGRMPPEQGQRARWQYWLGRALAAEDRTAAASRAYEGAASEFGYYGFLAADALGRPYRWGQKGPEAASELPALPALVRAQQLHAAGETAYARLEWRAAMALLTPAERLAAARRAQAEDWPWAVMHASGRAGTSNASRLRFPFGFRDSVEAAARQADVDADWLYALIRQESAFGLGRCSHRGACGPAQLMPATARWLLDRDGADSEPLPRVLERPEMNIGLGARYLAHLLGRFDDPVLAIAAYNAGPGSVAGWLEAGSGPPPGSARWIETLPFGETRDYVQAILFNRTVYRLRLTGDTQRLSEVLRADR; this is translated from the coding sequence ATGCGCACAGTGGCGACGACGCTAGCCAGCGTACTGCTCGCGATGGCGGGCATGGCGGCCGCGGCCTCTCCGGCAGAGCAGTACCGGGCCGGCGTGCGGGCCCTGGAGGCCGGCGACACGGCCGCCGTCGACGCCGCCCGGAAGGCCCTGGCGGGCGAGCCCATCCGGGCGTATCTGGATTACGCCGTGCTGCGGGCGGAGCTGGAGGAGGCCTCGCCGGCACGCGTGAACGCGTTCCTGGATCGCCACGCGGATCTCGCCGTGACGCAGCGCCTTCGGGTGGCCTGGCTGCGCGAGCTCGCGCGTCGCGAAGACTGGGCGGCGCTGCGCAGCCGCTACGCCGGCGAGCGCGATGTCCACGTGCGCTGCGCCCTGGTGGAGGCCCACCGCCAGGCGGACGATCACGATTCGGCGGCCCGCGTCGCCCTCGCCCTGTGGCACGTGGGCTACCGTCAGCCGGGCGCCTGCAATGACGCCTTCGACTATCTCCACGACCGCGGCGAGCTCACCGCCGAGCGTCTGCGGGCGCGCATGCTGCTGGCCCTGGAGGCCGGAAACCCCGGCCTCGCCCGTGCCTACCGCGACCGGCTGCCGACGGAGCAGCAGCGCTGGCTGGACCACTGGCTCACGGTATGGTCACAGCCGGCCAAGGCCCGGGGGCTGGAGCCAAAGGCCCTGGGCCCGGCCGCGGAGCGCAGCCGCGTGCTGGTGGCCGCCCTGGAGCGCCTCGCCCGCAGCGACCCCGAGGCGGCCCGCGATCTGCTGCCCGTGGCCGAGCGGCATGGGCTCAAGCCCCGGGCACGCGGCCGTATCGAGCGCACCGCGGCGCTCTGGGCGGCCTACCGGGACCACCCCGACGGACTCACCTGGCTGCGTGCCCTGAGCGATGCCGACAGCGACGAGGTGGCTCGCGCATGGCGCGTGCGCGCGGCTCTGCGCGCCGGCCACTGGCCGGCGGTACGCAGCGCCATCGGCCGCATGCCACCGGAACAGGGGCAGCGCGCCAGGTGGCAGTACTGGCTTGGTCGTGCGCTGGCCGCCGAGGACCGCACCGCGGCCGCGAGCCGTGCCTACGAGGGCGCCGCCAGCGAGTTCGGCTACTACGGGTTTCTCGCCGCGGACGCCCTGGGCCGGCCCTACCGCTGGGGTCAGAAGGGCCCGGAGGCCGCGTCGGAGCTACCGGCACTGCCGGCGCTGGTCCGCGCGCAGCAGCTGCATGCCGCCGGCGAGACGGCGTACGCCCGCCTGGAATGGCGTGCGGCCATGGCTCTGCTCACGCCGGCGGAGCGACTCGCCGCGGCCCGCAGGGCCCAGGCCGAAGACTGGCCCTGGGCCGTCATGCACGCCAGTGGCCGAGCCGGAACGAGCAACGCCTCGCGGCTGCGCTTCCCCTTCGGTTTCCGGGACAGTGTCGAGGCGGCGGCGAGGCAGGCGGACGTTGACGCCGATTGGCTGTACGCGCTGATCCGCCAGGAAAGCGCCTTTGGCCTGGGCCGCTGCTCCCATCGCGGGGCCTGCGGCCCCGCCCAGCTCATGCCTGCGACCGCCCGCTGGCTGCTGGACCGGGACGGCGCGGACAGCGAGCCCCTGCCCCGGGTGCTGGAGCGCCCCGAGATGAACATCGGCCTCGGCGCCCGCTACCTTGCCCACCTCCTCGGACGCTTCGACGATCCCGTCCTCGCCATCGCCGCCTACAACGCCGGCCCGGGCAGCGTCGCCGGCTGGCTCGAGGCCGGGAGCGGCCCGCCACCGGGCAGCGCCCGCTGGATCGAGACCCTGCCCTTCGGCGAGACCCGCGACTACGTCCAGGCCATTCTCTTCAACCGCACCGTCTACCGCCTCCGCCTCACCGGCGACACCCAGCGCCTGAGCGAGGTGCTGCGGGCGGATCGCTAG
- a CDS encoding glycine/sarcosine N-methyltransferase: MDAIRSRQRQDFGSDPVECRETDHYQFEYIEGFVDKWDELIDWKSRAESEGDFFIDVLRQHGARRVLDVATGTGFHSVRLIEAGFEVVSCDGSPQMLAKAFENGRQRDLILRTVQVDWRWLNRDIHNHYDAIICLGNSFTHLFSEHDRRKALAEFYATLKHDGVLILDQRNYDAILDVGYSSAHTYYYCGDNVSVYPEHMDEGLARFRYSFPDNSVYHLNMYPLRKDYTRGLLRDVGFQRVDTYGDFQETYRDTEPDFFIHVAEKRYREADDHE; this comes from the coding sequence ATGGATGCGATTCGATCACGCCAAAGGCAGGACTTCGGTTCCGACCCGGTCGAGTGCCGGGAAACCGATCACTATCAGTTCGAGTACATCGAAGGCTTCGTCGACAAGTGGGACGAGCTCATCGACTGGAAGAGCCGGGCCGAGAGCGAGGGGGACTTCTTTATCGACGTCCTCCGCCAGCACGGCGCGCGGCGCGTACTGGACGTCGCCACCGGCACCGGCTTCCACTCGGTACGCCTGATCGAGGCCGGCTTCGAGGTCGTGAGCTGCGACGGCAGCCCGCAGATGCTCGCCAAGGCCTTCGAGAACGGCCGCCAGCGCGATCTGATCCTGCGCACGGTGCAGGTGGACTGGCGCTGGCTGAACCGGGACATCCACAACCACTACGACGCCATCATCTGTCTCGGCAACTCCTTTACCCACCTCTTCTCGGAACACGACCGCCGCAAGGCGCTGGCCGAGTTCTACGCCACCCTCAAGCACGATGGCGTGCTCATCCTCGACCAGCGCAACTACGACGCCATCCTCGACGTCGGCTACTCCAGCGCGCACACCTACTACTACTGCGGCGACAACGTCTCCGTGTACCCGGAGCACATGGACGAGGGCCTTGCCCGGTTCCGCTACAGCTTCCCGGACAACTCCGTTTACCACCTGAACATGTACCCGCTGCGCAAGGACTACACCCGCGGCCTGCTGCGGGACGTGGGTTTCCAGCGCGTGGATACCTACGGCGACTTCCAGGAGACCTACCGGGACACGGAGCCGGACTTCTTCATCCACGTCGCCGAGAAGCGCTATCGGGAGGCGGACGATCATGAGTAG
- a CDS encoding RNA polymerase sigma factor: protein MQEQLVALLPRLRRFACALTGSVDEGDDLLQAACERALSRAERWQPGTRLDHWMMALTRNLWIDGLRSRRRRAEVAYDPDSDDRGFDGSAALEASATLERVRALVAQLPPEQREVVALVTISGLSYREAGEQIGVPTGTVMSRLARARARLAEAIADPGA, encoded by the coding sequence TTGCAAGAGCAACTGGTCGCCCTGCTGCCACGGCTGCGCCGCTTTGCCTGTGCCCTGACGGGCTCCGTGGACGAGGGCGACGACCTGCTCCAGGCCGCGTGCGAACGCGCCTTGAGCCGGGCCGAGCGCTGGCAGCCGGGAACGCGGCTCGACCACTGGATGATGGCGCTGACGCGCAATCTCTGGATCGACGGGCTGCGCAGCCGACGCCGGCGCGCCGAAGTGGCCTACGACCCGGACAGCGACGACCGGGGCTTCGACGGCAGTGCGGCGCTGGAGGCCTCCGCCACCCTGGAGCGGGTGCGCGCGCTGGTGGCGCAGCTGCCGCCTGAGCAGCGCGAGGTGGTGGCCCTGGTGACCATCTCCGGGCTGAGCTACCGCGAGGCCGGAGAGCAGATCGGAGTGCCCACGGGCACCGTCATGAGCCGGCTGGCCCGGGCCCGGGCGCGGCTCGCCGAGGCCATCGCGGATCCCGGGGCATGA
- a CDS encoding ABC transporter transmembrane domain-containing protein — protein MIRLPPLLSGRRRWLMARLLLWGLGQAGAAVATALLMERVFSGFESGGRPVTAVAVLLAVALGAFGLRVLERTDAERLGQRYVASCRLWMYDRLADPEAAGLSPRRRGLMMARFVSDLSAVRLWVSQGIARLVTGSVAATGALLAAALIDPRLALAVLGPFALAGVAVAVLRPRLAGAVAEMRRRRGRVAAHVGEVLESLPDWEAHIEAKERRRLNRRSRFLRDAAARRARFSEAVRAAPQLAAALAAPAVLAVAAADPALGAGAVVGVLSVLGFLAQSTGDLARALDYRLNFRIARGKLEQSLNRRAAPAGNPSPEARECA, from the coding sequence ATGATCCGCCTGCCGCCATTGCTCTCGGGGCGGCGGCGCTGGCTGATGGCCCGGCTCCTGCTCTGGGGGCTCGGTCAGGCCGGTGCCGCGGTGGCGACGGCCCTGCTCATGGAGCGGGTGTTCAGTGGCTTCGAGTCGGGTGGGCGACCGGTGACTGCCGTGGCCGTGCTGCTTGCGGTGGCGCTGGGGGCCTTCGGCCTGCGGGTGCTGGAGCGCACGGATGCGGAGCGCCTCGGGCAGCGCTACGTCGCCAGCTGCCGACTGTGGATGTACGATCGCCTCGCCGACCCGGAAGCGGCCGGCCTCTCGCCGCGCCGGCGTGGCCTGATGATGGCGCGCTTCGTCAGCGACCTGTCCGCCGTGCGGCTGTGGGTGAGCCAGGGCATCGCCCGGCTCGTCACGGGCAGCGTGGCCGCCACCGGGGCGCTGCTGGCCGCGGCGCTGATCGACCCCCGTCTCGCCCTGGCGGTGCTGGGGCCGTTCGCGCTGGCCGGTGTGGCGGTGGCCGTGCTCCGCCCCCGGCTTGCCGGCGCCGTGGCCGAGATGCGCCGCCGCCGGGGGCGGGTGGCCGCCCACGTCGGCGAGGTGCTGGAGTCGTTGCCGGACTGGGAAGCGCACATTGAGGCGAAGGAACGGCGACGCCTGAACCGGCGCAGCCGGTTCCTCCGCGACGCGGCGGCGCGGCGCGCGCGCTTCTCGGAGGCGGTGCGCGCGGCCCCGCAGCTCGCCGCGGCGCTGGCGGCACCGGCGGTGCTGGCGGTGGCGGCTGCGGATCCGGCCCTCGGCGCCGGCGCGGTGGTGGGCGTGCTCTCGGTGCTGGGCTTCCTCGCCCAGAGCACCGGCGACCTGGCCCGCGCCCTGGACTACCGCCTGAACTTCCGCATCGCCCGCGGCAAGCTGGAGCAAAGCCTCAACCGCCGCGCCGCCCCCGCCGGCAATCCTTCACCGGAGGCTCGCGAGTGCGCCTGA
- a CDS encoding class I SAM-dependent methyltransferase, translating to MSSVVKSRYASAEETAREYYNSPDADNFYFEVWGGEDIHVGLYRDAQERVYDASRRTVAEMAKRVPGLGPGTRVLDIGSGYGGSGRYLAHEYGCPVTALNISETENERGRQKNRDQGVNHLVEIIDGSFEDLPFEDASYDVVWSQDAILHSGDRRRVLEEAVRVLRPGGYFVFTDPMQDDRCPQEALAPILERIHLSTLGSPGFYQRTLTELGLEDLGFEDHSEMIARHYGRIREVLVNEEDNLAGTVSEGYIERMKRGLQHWVDGGRAGHLRWGIFLFRKPEEA from the coding sequence ATGAGTAGCGTAGTGAAGAGCCGTTACGCGTCGGCCGAGGAGACGGCCCGCGAGTACTACAACAGCCCCGACGCCGACAACTTCTACTTCGAGGTCTGGGGCGGCGAGGACATCCACGTCGGGCTCTACCGGGACGCGCAGGAGCGCGTCTACGATGCCAGCCGCCGCACGGTGGCCGAGATGGCGAAGCGGGTGCCCGGGCTCGGGCCCGGGACCCGGGTGCTGGACATCGGCTCCGGCTACGGCGGTTCCGGGCGCTATCTCGCCCACGAGTACGGCTGCCCGGTGACCGCGCTCAACATCAGCGAGACCGAGAACGAGCGCGGCCGGCAGAAGAACCGGGACCAGGGTGTGAATCATCTGGTCGAGATCATCGACGGCAGCTTTGAGGATCTGCCGTTCGAGGATGCGAGCTACGACGTGGTCTGGTCCCAGGACGCCATCCTGCACAGCGGCGACCGCCGCCGCGTGCTGGAGGAGGCGGTGCGGGTGCTGCGCCCGGGCGGGTATTTCGTGTTCACCGACCCGATGCAGGACGACCGCTGCCCGCAGGAGGCGCTGGCGCCGATCCTCGAGCGCATTCATCTCTCGACCCTCGGCTCGCCGGGGTTCTACCAGCGGACCCTCACCGAGCTCGGGCTCGAGGACCTCGGCTTCGAGGATCATTCCGAGATGATCGCGCGCCACTATGGCCGGATCCGCGAGGTGCTGGTGAACGAGGAGGACAACCTTGCCGGCACCGTCAGCGAGGGCTACATCGAGCGCATGAAGCGCGGGCTCCAGCACTGGGTGGACGGCGGCCGCGCCGGCCACCTGCGCTGGGGCATCTTTCTGTTCCGCAAGCCGGAGGAGGCGTGA
- a CDS encoding S8 family serine peptidase gives MYQSPGETGHRPPWARWSRRLMAAALAVALALLPLDDGSRSSWLALAQADDDGGDSDGDGGDGNDGGGDNGGGDGGGDSDGGRGGDSDPTGREEDRDGDDDDDDDEGERDDAAESEEASAQGNAEAVTDRLIRQGGIEHLERELLALEASPGALAAARRLGAEVLEERELARLGLRVARLRVPPSASLARLKSALNDLDQGRFDFNHAYRPAACSGPGCDALGRLGWAGRPAACGGGLRLGIVDGPVDGAAAGIPGSRLQQRRLADGPAHGDAHGTRVAALLAGAGAGVLPAARVLAADVYRVDVDGRSLALTDDLLDAMDWLAGAAVDVVNMSLAGPPNEALRAGIGALEAQGIGVVAAAGNGGPLAPPAYPGAYPPVLAATAVDERLQVFPRANRGPYVALAAPGVDLPTVDGARVSGTSFASVFVAAALADAQAREGGLQAGRRALRASARDLGPPGPDETYGAGLLGWRLSCLADG, from the coding sequence TTGTACCAGTCCCCAGGCGAAACGGGCCACCGCCCACCGTGGGCGCGCTGGTCGCGACGGCTCATGGCCGCAGCCCTGGCCGTGGCGCTGGCCTTGTTGCCGCTGGACGACGGCAGCCGCTCCTCCTGGCTGGCCCTCGCCCAGGCCGACGACGACGGCGGGGACAGCGACGGTGACGGTGGGGACGGGAACGATGGTGGTGGTGACAACGGCGGCGGTGACGGCGGTGGCGACAGCGATGGTGGGCGCGGCGGCGACAGTGACCCGACGGGTCGCGAAGAGGACCGCGACGGCGATGACGATGACGATGACGACGAGGGGGAAAGGGACGACGCCGCCGAGAGCGAGGAAGCATCTGCGCAAGGCAATGCCGAGGCGGTAACGGACCGTCTTATCCGTCAGGGCGGCATCGAGCATCTCGAGCGCGAGCTCCTCGCTCTGGAGGCGTCGCCCGGCGCCCTCGCCGCCGCGCGTCGGCTGGGGGCCGAGGTGCTCGAGGAGCGCGAGCTGGCGCGGCTCGGCCTGCGGGTCGCGCGTCTCCGGGTGCCGCCGTCGGCATCGCTGGCGCGCCTGAAGTCGGCGCTCAATGACCTCGACCAGGGTCGGTTCGACTTCAATCATGCCTACCGTCCGGCCGCCTGCAGTGGTCCGGGCTGTGATGCCCTGGGCCGCCTCGGCTGGGCGGGCCGGCCCGCGGCCTGTGGCGGTGGCCTGCGCCTCGGAATCGTGGATGGCCCCGTGGACGGCGCCGCGGCCGGCATTCCGGGATCCCGCCTGCAGCAGCGGCGCCTCGCGGATGGCCCCGCCCATGGTGACGCGCATGGCACCCGGGTGGCGGCCCTGCTGGCCGGCGCCGGTGCCGGAGTGCTGCCTGCCGCGCGCGTCCTCGCGGCAGATGTCTATCGCGTGGACGTGGATGGCCGCAGCCTGGCGCTGACCGACGATCTGCTGGACGCCATGGACTGGCTCGCTGGCGCAGCGGTGGATGTCGTCAACATGAGCCTGGCCGGGCCGCCCAACGAGGCGCTGCGGGCGGGGATCGGCGCGCTGGAGGCGCAGGGGATCGGCGTGGTGGCCGCGGCCGGTAACGGCGGCCCGCTGGCGCCGCCGGCCTATCCCGGCGCCTATCCGCCGGTCCTGGCCGCCACGGCGGTGGACGAGCGCCTGCAGGTCTTTCCGCGGGCGAATCGGGGACCTTATGTGGCGCTGGCCGCGCCGGGCGTCGATCTGCCCACGGTCGATGGTGCCCGCGTGAGCGGCACCTCGTTCGCCTCGGTCTTCGTGGCCGCGGCACTGGCCGATGCGCAGGCGCGGGAGGGTGGTCTGCAGGCCGGCCGCCGGGCCTTGCGCGCAAGCGCGCGGGATCTCGGCCCGCCCGGGCCGGACGAGACCTACGGCGCCGGCCTGCTGGGCTGGCGGCTGTCCTGTCTGGCCGATGGATGA